CAATTTCTAAATTAAATTGTTCTCTGCCCATTGCTAGTAAATTTTCTATGGATTCAGCAAAATTCTGGCATCTCGAAGCAGTCACTTCACACAAAGCGCGAATAGCAGCTTCGCTTTCTCTCAATTCGATTTCTGCTTCTACCCGATCGGTAATATCAATGGAAACACCCATAACTGCGGGCGTGGCTAGTCCCGCGACAAAAAAGGGAATTTTTGTCGTCAACAAAGTTCTTGAATTTCCCTCAGTATCAGTCAACTTTTCTGAGTAAATATGTTTGGATTTGCCACTGTTAATTACTTCTAAATCATCAGCACAAAATTGAGCTGATTCTGGTAGCGATCGCGCAAAATCTTCATCTTTTTTACCGAGTAATTCTTCGACAGTTGTTCCGTAAGCTTGAGCTATAGCTTGATTTGCCAGAAGATATTCTCCTCGTTCGTTTTTAGCAAAAATAAAGTGAGGAACTAAATCAATTACTTGACGCAATTTTGCTTCGCTGGCTTGTAATTGAGCTTCTACTCGTTTGCGTTCGCTAATATCAACAATGGCTCCATCTAAGTAAAGGATTTTTCCTACTTCGTTAAAAGCAGCTTGACCTTTATCATAAATCCATCTTACTTTGCCATCCGAGCGCCGTATTCGGTATTCGATTTCATAAGGCTGTTTGGCTTCAATAGCTTGGCAAATTTGAGTTTCAACTGTTTCTAAGTCCTCAGCATCGATAATACTCAAAAAAGTACGAACCTGATTGTGAAGAAAATCACTACTAGGATAACCAGAAATTTCCTCGATCGCATCGCTGATAAATTCCATCGTCCGATCGCGATCGCCGCGACAACGATAAATTGTTCCTGGTAAATTATTAACTAAGGAGCGAAATCTCTCTTCACTTTGGCGTAAAGCGGAAAGAGTTTGTTTGCGTAAACTGATATCTTGAACAAAACCTTCATAATAAAGTAGCTTACCTTGAGAATCTCGCACCGCACGCACGTTTTCCGAAATCCAAATTTTACTACCATCGCGGCGATATACTTGGAACTCAAAATTTTGTACTGCACCGTATAAGTTAATTAATTGAATAAAATGATGACGCTGATTTATGTCAACATAAAGTTGTTCTTCAACATTCGTGCATTGCTGAATTAATCTTTCTGGCGAATCATATCCATACATTTTCGCTAAAGCCGGATTAGCACTTAAATAGCGCCCCTCTGGTGTTGTCTGAAAAATCCCACTCACCGCATTTTCAAAGATACTGCGATATTTAGCTTCAGCTTGTTGTAACGCCATTTCCACCTGCGATCGCTCCCGGATCTGGGCTTCTAATTCAGCCGTGCGTCGTGCTACTCTTGCTTCTAACTCAGCATTTAAAGTCCGAACTTCTGCTTCCGCTTGCTTGCGAGCTTCGTTTTCTTCAGCTAATGTCCGATTTGCTAGTTCTAATTCTTCCGGACTTGGTAAAATTAGAGCTTGAGGCATTAATGTCGCCACCTTCACTGCCGTATAAACCGAGATCGTCCCAGTAACCGCTTTTAAAGCACCAGAAAACCAATAAGCAGGATACCACAAAGTTATCACTTCCAGGAAATGACTGGTTCCGCAAGCGACAAGAAAAACGCCAAACAAGATAAATAAGTTCAGAAAAGGAAGATCCCGTCTTTTTTGCCGAAAGTATAATAATCCTAGCGGAATTGAATAGTAAGCCACCGCGATCGCTAAATCGGAGGTGACGTGCAAAAACACTAAGTTAGGATTCCACCCATAACACTCTCCATGAGGCAGGAAATAGCTGCTACCTAATATGTTTAGCAATAAATCTTGCATAAATTCAATTTTCCCTATTTGGTTTTTGGCAAGCAAAACTATTCAAGCTTGTTTTCCTAAAAATTTTAGCTAGAAAATAACTACCAAGCTTGTGTAACTTATTTTAATTTATTAATTATTTATCTTTCCCTTGACTTGCCCGGCGTTTCTGAATTTCTTGAATCCGCTCTTTAACAAATTCTTCATGTTGCTGTCTCTCGTTAGCTGTCACCCAAGAAAGTGTAGTTGATAGCGCCACTAAACTAAAAAACATCGCGATAAAGATTTCACACATTGCCGCCGTGCGAGAACATAATGAAGCCGGATGTACGTCTCCATATCCAACTGTTGAAAAAGTAACTACCGAAAAATAGATTGATAAAAAACCATCTTTTAAACCCCAAAAATTACCTGGATTTTGGCGAAAAAGTTCGGCATAAAGACTCGAAAATCCAAAAATTATTGTAAAAAAAACAAGTCCGATCGGCAATAACAGATAAGGAAGTCGATTCAAAGAAGGAATAAATTTATATTCGCGAACCACATCATCTTCTTGTTTGAATTCCTTTTCTACTTCAACCCCAGCACCAACAAATACCTCGGAAACCAGTAAAACAATTAAAATTAATCCCGCTAAAATAGCTAAAACTGATAAAATAAAATTAGGTGAACTACTAAAAACTTGCGTAAAAGTA
Above is a genomic segment from Oscillatoria salina IIICB1 containing:
- a CDS encoding potassium channel family protein, whose protein sequence is MSDRDNGFESQVTDLFDYEEFVGSVAQLLAERLTQNDLTRPEREFIGSRVYPRHGTLVAVRQGLSVTTVFFLIYCLVNTFTQVFSSSPNFILSVLAILAGLILIVLLVSEVFVGAGVEVEKEFKQEDDVVREYKFIPSLNRLPYLLLPIGLVFFTIIFGFSSLYAELFRQNPGNFWGLKDGFLSIYFSVVTFSTVGYGDVHPASLCSRTAAMCEIFIAMFFSLVALSTTLSWVTANERQQHEEFVKERIQEIQKRRASQGKDK